A region from the Canis lupus familiaris isolate Mischka breed German Shepherd chromosome 3, alternate assembly UU_Cfam_GSD_1.0, whole genome shotgun sequence genome encodes:
- the LOC119871262 gene encoding small ubiquitin-related modifier 2-like isoform X2: MAEGKPKEEVMTENNEHIHLKVAGQDGSVVYFKIKKHTLLSKLMKAYCERQGLAMQDEDIIDVFQQQTGGLF; encoded by the exons ATGGCCGAGGGAAAGCCCAAGGAAGAAGTCATGACTGAGAACAATGAACATATTCATTTGAAGGTGGCAGGGCAGGATGGTTCTGTGGTGTACTTTAAGATTAAGAAGCATACACTACTTAGCAAGCTGATGAAAGCCTACTGTGAGCGACAGGGACTGGCA ATGCAGGATGAAGACATAATTGATGTGTTCCAGCAGCAGACAGGAGGCCTCTTCTAA
- the LOC119871262 gene encoding small ubiquitin-related modifier 2-like isoform X1: protein MAEGKPKEEVMTENNEHIHLKVAGQDGSVVYFKIKKHTLLSKLMKAYCERQGLAVTQVRFRFDGHPIKGTDTPALLEMQDEDIIDVFQQQTGGLF, encoded by the coding sequence ATGGCCGAGGGAAAGCCCAAGGAAGAAGTCATGACTGAGAACAATGAACATATTCATTTGAAGGTGGCAGGGCAGGATGGTTCTGTGGTGTACTTTAAGATTAAGAAGCATACACTACTTAGCAAGCTGATGAAAGCCTACTGTGAGCGACAGGGACTGGCAGTGACGCAGGTCAGATTCCGATTTGATGGGCACCCAATCAAGGGGACAGACACGCCGGCACTGCTGGAGATGCAGGATGAAGACATAATTGATGTGTTCCAGCAGCAGACAGGAGGCCTCTTCTAA
- the CAR1 gene encoding syncytin-Car1 precursor, producing MTLFKPFIFLNLLLSYLSLGKANSPNLFLQWAQHYAESLQKSSCWICGLLPLSSSSGLPWWVSPLQGTDWHYLHQYIKDMVIQPNTSIYRDISITNSNVSHWPMVNATWNSPGHRKPFSFLQTAKIMTEFANSKIQSKKALWGISKTSNMRYTEDGYFQVWDEFMWLTPTIGQLNQKALLCWEQRNHTYDAWPNSTRELGWLSSRACNHIIILQATDWFATDWIRRPSIRWLAPNGTQWLCGTNLWPWLPPGWIGRCTLGFPWMQGKLRKEISMPANYPHLLHRWTRSVFHWYDHLVGLFLPQLGIEDIIWHVEALANYTTHALNDTMHALVLLNSEVALMRKAVLQNRMALDIITAAQGGTCAIIKTECCVYIPDNSANVSELLTDMHTQIEAMSDSSGSLNDWISSWYGGNGWSWWKKLLLLIVTVVTLGLLLCCGSFCCCVFCINMSEKLSEQVFSGRRSILRIRPEEHL from the coding sequence ATGACGCTTTTTAAacctttcatttttctgaatttacTCTTATCTTACCTATCCCTAGGAAAAGCAAATAGCCCCAATTTATTTTTGCAATGGGCTCAACACTACGCTGAGAGTTTACAGAAAAGTTCCTGCTGGATTTGTGGCCTCCTCCCTTTGTCCAGCAGCTCAGGCCTCCCGTGGTGGGTTTCTCCTTTACAAGGCACAGACTGGCATTATTTACACCAATATATAAAAGATATGGTAATCCAGCCAAATACAAGCATATATAGGGACATCTCTATCACTAACAGCAATGTCTCTCATTGGCCCATGGTAAATGCTACCTGGAATTCTCCAGGCCACAGAAaacctttctccttcctccagaCTGCCAAAATCATGACTGAATTCGCCAACTCTAAGATTCAAAGTAAGAAAGCACTGTGGGGAATAAGTAAGACTAGTAATATGAGATATACTGAGGATGGTTATTTTCAAGTATGGGACGAATTTATGTGGCTTACTCCTACCATAGGCCAATTAAATCAGAAAGCTCTTTTATGCTGGGAGCAAAGAAATCATACCTATGACGCCTGGCCTAACAGCACCCGTGAATTAGGATGGCTCTCCTCAAGAGCTTGTAACCATATCATTATTTTACAAGCAACTGACTGGTTTGCTACTGATTGGATAAGACGACCAAGCATCAGATGGTTAGCACCCAATGGAACTCAATGGCTATGTGGTACAAATTTGTGGCCATGGCTACCCCCTGGATGGATAGGACGTTGTACCCTGGGCTTTCCCTGGATGCAAGGGAAATTGCGTAAAGAAATATCTATGCCTGCAAATTATCCCCATCTACTGCATCGCTGGACGCGGTCAGTCTTCCACTGGTATGATCACCTGGTAGGTCTTTTCCTGCCCCAACTGGGAATAGAAGACATAATCTGGCACGTAGAGGCCCTCGCAAACTATACCACACACGCTCTTAATGATACTATGCATGCGCTTGTCCTCTTAAATTCTGAAGTTGCATTGATGAGAAAGGCTGTATTACAGAATAGGATGGCCTTAGACATAATAACAGCAGCTCAAGGAGGAACCTGTGCTATCATTAAGACTGAATGTTGTGTATATATCCCAGATAACTCAGCTAACGTATCTGAACTTTTAACAGACATGCATACCCAAATTGAAGCAATGTCTGACTCCTCTGGTTCCCTCAATGATTGGATTTCTTCCTGGTACGGCGGAAATGGGTGGTCTTGGTGGAAAAAGCTTCTTTTACTAATAGTAACAGTAGTTACACTAGGGCTGCTGCTTTGCTGTGGGAGCTTTTGCTGTTGCGTATTCTGCATaaatatgtcagaaaaattaTCAGAACAAGTATTCTCTGGGAGGCGTTCTATTCTTAGGATTAGGCCTGAAGAACATCTCTGA